The following are from one region of the Alicyclobacillus fastidiosus genome:
- a CDS encoding metal ABC transporter permease produces MGTVWNTILSPGMFSESFMINTWIGATTVAVIAGVVGFFVVLRGSAFVAHALPKGGFAGAAGAALLGANTVIGLAVFSVAGALSIGWLGKRGRHDVVTALILTFLLGAGALFLNLHDVYAPEIYSLLFGEVLGVSGIEIVDTVVLGIVCIAALAILYRPLMLASVMSESAEARGIRVRRIEMYFLVIVGLATAITVPIVGALLTFSLMIAPAAAARYLTHHPIRAVGVSVAIAVITVWISIFLSYDTGWPVGFFVATIAAIVYSLARVWRYLINRGKLLTRRSPILDRA; encoded by the coding sequence ATGGGTACCGTATGGAACACAATTCTTAGCCCCGGCATGTTCTCGGAAAGTTTTATGATAAACACCTGGATAGGCGCGACGACCGTGGCTGTTATCGCCGGGGTTGTCGGGTTTTTTGTTGTACTCCGTGGCTCGGCATTTGTTGCACACGCTCTACCCAAAGGAGGATTTGCTGGCGCTGCTGGTGCTGCCCTTCTGGGCGCCAATACGGTGATCGGTTTAGCCGTATTCTCTGTGGCAGGTGCACTTAGTATCGGTTGGCTCGGAAAACGCGGTCGCCATGATGTGGTAACTGCGCTCATTTTGACCTTTCTACTTGGAGCAGGTGCGCTGTTCCTTAATCTACATGATGTCTACGCGCCAGAAATCTATTCGCTGCTCTTCGGGGAAGTTTTAGGTGTCAGCGGCATAGAGATTGTCGACACAGTTGTTTTGGGTATTGTCTGTATTGCGGCGTTGGCTATCCTTTATCGACCGTTGATGCTGGCGTCCGTCATGAGCGAGAGCGCCGAAGCAAGGGGCATTCGAGTACGTCGAATAGAAATGTACTTCCTTGTAATTGTGGGCCTCGCGACTGCTATCACCGTACCTATTGTTGGCGCGTTGTTGACCTTTAGTCTCATGATTGCACCTGCTGCAGCGGCACGCTATTTGACCCATCATCCCATCCGGGCTGTAGGGGTGTCGGTAGCTATCGCCGTCATTACCGTTTGGATTTCAATTTTTCTTTCCTACGATACCGGATGGCCTGTTGGTTTTTTTGTGGCCACGATTGCGGCTATTGTCTACAGTTTAGCGCGGGTATGGCGTTATTTGATAAATAGAGGGAAGCTCCTCACACGTCGTTCACCAATCCTCGACAGAGCATAA
- a CDS encoding metal ABC transporter permease, protein MTKLLHVLFAPGLFTDASVANAVLIGTVVAIISGVVGVFVVIRGQSYLGHALGDFGATGASVSFLFGLAPLWGFLGSGVIAGAGVDVLGQGHRRRGRDVTTGVIHAFVMGLSALFLYFDTTHTSTTGAPMTILFGSIFLIDPKLVPTTVILGVLTLVLLLVLYRPLLLSSLDADLAKARGIPVRWVSFLFMCCMVMAVSQSSLVIGALLSTTLLIGPAATAIRLTKRTGLAMILSAATGTVATWLGIVLAYDSFNWPPTGRGWPVSFFVTSLVLLFYLISRFKRQQPVVARRPKEESSMKEVVKHGYRMEHNS, encoded by the coding sequence GTGACTAAACTACTCCATGTTCTCTTCGCACCCGGTCTCTTCACAGATGCATCGGTCGCTAACGCGGTTTTAATTGGCACCGTCGTGGCTATCATTTCGGGTGTGGTGGGCGTCTTTGTCGTCATTCGAGGCCAATCCTATCTTGGCCATGCGCTGGGCGATTTTGGCGCAACGGGGGCGTCTGTGTCCTTTCTCTTTGGGCTGGCTCCTCTATGGGGATTTCTCGGCAGCGGAGTTATCGCAGGTGCGGGAGTCGACGTCCTGGGACAGGGACATCGACGTCGCGGTCGGGATGTGACCACAGGCGTCATACACGCCTTTGTCATGGGACTAAGCGCACTGTTTCTGTATTTCGACACCACGCACACGAGCACCACGGGGGCACCGATGACGATTCTATTCGGTTCGATTTTCCTCATCGATCCGAAGCTAGTTCCGACAACTGTCATCCTCGGTGTGTTGACCCTCGTACTCCTGTTGGTCCTTTACCGCCCTCTGCTACTCAGTTCCCTGGATGCAGACTTGGCGAAGGCACGCGGAATTCCAGTACGCTGGGTAAGCTTTCTTTTTATGTGCTGCATGGTGATGGCCGTTAGCCAATCTTCCTTAGTTATCGGTGCATTACTAAGCACCACACTCCTCATAGGTCCGGCTGCGACAGCCATTCGGTTGACGAAGCGGACCGGCTTAGCGATGATTTTGTCGGCGGCAACTGGCACTGTCGCGACATGGCTCGGTATCGTGCTCGCCTACGATAGTTTCAATTGGCCACCTACCGGGCGGGGTTGGCCGGTCAGCTTTTTTGTGACCAGTCTGGTGCTCTTGTTCTATTTGATTTCCCGCTTCAAGCGGCAGCAGCCTGTTGTGGCACGGAGACCCAAAGAAGAGTCTTCGATGAAGGAGGTAGTGAAGCATGGGTACCGTATGGAACACAATTCTTAG
- a CDS encoding metal ABC transporter ATP-binding protein, whose amino-acid sequence MMQMKEEKTGDDVLSLKGIQVRFDDRLVLQNIQFSIRPGEFVGLIGPNGAGKTTLLRVILGLLAPNNGTVTVAGQPVKHGNPLVGYVPQKIHLDSDTPLRARDLVALGLDGHRWGLPLPSRSRRQKVDEVLRAVDALGFADSPVGRLSGGEQQRLLIAQALLTQPKVLLLDEPLSNLDIRSAHEVVRLVARIARSQGIAVLLVAHDMNPLLDVMDKVVYLAAGNSAIGTIEEVIQNDVLSRLYGYDVEVLRVRGRVLVVGGSNDTTTDLLQPTHHSNLRRLEESD is encoded by the coding sequence ATGATGCAAATGAAAGAAGAAAAGACTGGCGACGATGTACTGTCGTTGAAGGGAATTCAGGTGCGGTTTGACGACCGACTGGTGCTACAAAATATCCAATTCTCCATTCGACCTGGCGAATTTGTCGGGCTGATTGGTCCAAATGGTGCCGGTAAGACAACGTTGCTCCGCGTTATCCTGGGTTTACTCGCTCCCAATAACGGAACTGTAACCGTCGCTGGACAGCCTGTAAAACACGGTAACCCGCTCGTCGGATACGTGCCACAGAAAATCCATCTCGACTCAGATACGCCACTTCGTGCGCGAGATCTAGTTGCGCTGGGCCTTGATGGACACCGCTGGGGACTTCCCCTACCATCGCGATCACGCCGACAAAAAGTTGACGAGGTGCTGAGGGCGGTCGACGCCCTCGGTTTTGCAGACTCTCCAGTTGGACGACTGTCTGGGGGAGAACAGCAACGATTGCTTATTGCACAAGCCCTATTGACACAGCCTAAAGTCCTGCTGCTGGATGAACCTTTGTCGAATCTCGATATCCGCAGTGCGCACGAAGTAGTGCGCCTTGTAGCTCGCATCGCGCGGAGCCAAGGCATCGCAGTATTGCTTGTGGCACACGACATGAATCCACTACTTGACGTGATGGACAAAGTTGTTTACTTGGCGGCAGGAAACTCCGCCATCGGAACGATTGAAGAAGTGATTCAAAACGACGTTTTGAGTCGTCTGTATGGGTACGATGTAGAAGTACTCAGGGTGCGCGGTCGCGTTCTGGTGGTGGGTGGGAGCAACGACACCACGACCGATTTGCTTCAGCCAACACACCACTCGAACCTGAGGAGGCTGGAAGAGAGTGACTAA
- a CDS encoding zinc ABC transporter substrate-binding protein: MNIRGKQIAIVGGTLGLVLAGIVGCGTAQSTPSQTNNTDAASQKNTGSAGNTSPIQVVAAENEYGNVVSQIGGKYVDVTSIMSDPNTDPHTYEASPQTAKAIAGAQLLIQNGLGYDDFMGKLESASPNANRKVIDVQTLLGLPDSTPNPHLWYKPTTMPQVAKAIVKDLSAIDPAQASYFQDNEQKFEQSLQPWYKELAAVKKEFPNAPVATTEPVCDYMLEASGMKNMTPWAFQAAVMNGTDPAPQDVTLQKNLFTQHKIKVFLYNQQVTDTLTTTLLNLAKQNDIPVVGVYETMPSGHTYQSWMLDEVQDLQNALKNHVSTETLS; encoded by the coding sequence TTGAACATTCGCGGGAAACAGATCGCTATCGTAGGGGGCACACTCGGATTGGTATTAGCGGGTATTGTCGGGTGCGGTACGGCACAGTCGACGCCCTCACAGACCAATAATACCGATGCAGCAAGTCAAAAAAATACTGGTTCAGCGGGAAACACGTCCCCTATTCAAGTGGTCGCAGCAGAAAATGAGTACGGCAATGTCGTCTCACAAATTGGTGGGAAATACGTTGATGTTACGTCCATCATGAGCGATCCAAATACCGATCCGCACACGTACGAAGCGAGTCCACAAACCGCGAAGGCCATTGCCGGCGCTCAACTGCTCATCCAAAACGGTCTCGGTTATGATGATTTTATGGGCAAACTGGAATCTGCATCGCCGAACGCAAACCGTAAGGTCATTGACGTTCAAACGCTGCTTGGTTTACCGGATAGTACTCCCAATCCTCACCTATGGTACAAACCGACCACGATGCCACAAGTTGCGAAGGCGATTGTAAAGGATTTGTCAGCAATAGACCCAGCACAGGCTTCCTACTTTCAGGACAATGAACAGAAATTCGAACAATCATTGCAACCTTGGTACAAGGAATTGGCCGCTGTTAAGAAAGAGTTTCCGAACGCACCAGTCGCAACCACCGAGCCCGTATGCGACTACATGCTTGAAGCGAGCGGCATGAAGAATATGACACCGTGGGCATTTCAAGCGGCCGTCATGAACGGGACCGACCCTGCGCCACAAGATGTCACCCTTCAGAAGAACTTGTTTACGCAGCACAAAATCAAAGTGTTTTTGTACAATCAGCAAGTTACCGATACATTGACGACGACCCTGTTGAATCTGGCAAAACAGAACGATATTCCGGTAGTTGGTGTGTATGAAACCATGCCGTCTGGCCACACATATCAATCCTGGATGCTGGATGAAGTACAGGATTTGCAAAATGCACTGAAAAATCACGTGTCTACGGAGACGTTATCATGA
- a CDS encoding sulfite exporter TauE/SafE family protein — protein MQLIYAIPAAMGLGALHSLEPGHGKGVISAYLISHQGKAKDAILIGFVSAIAHTVSILMLALVATSSIHAFVPEHLISCIELCSGLVVSWIGARMLYQKMRPQVVVVRKLGLAQAETCTNPHHHHHHVHSDHSHKDGQPSSIGHLFTVGFFTGLIPCPSALAILLSSIGLHHASIGMTLVMAFSIGMALMMCTIGLLVVKTGDTISQLDHWRVTDKLTSLSSLLVFLIGCFVSWEAVSHLL, from the coding sequence ATGCAGCTTATTTATGCGATCCCGGCCGCGATGGGCTTGGGTGCCCTGCATTCTTTGGAACCTGGTCACGGGAAAGGAGTAATTTCTGCGTATTTGATTTCGCATCAGGGAAAGGCTAAAGATGCCATTTTAATTGGCTTTGTTTCCGCAATTGCACATACGGTATCCATTCTGATGCTCGCTCTCGTAGCTACATCGTCCATTCATGCGTTTGTACCCGAGCATTTGATTTCGTGCATTGAACTTTGCTCGGGGCTAGTGGTCAGTTGGATCGGTGCACGAATGCTTTATCAGAAAATGCGTCCTCAAGTTGTCGTGGTTAGAAAGCTGGGGCTGGCGCAGGCAGAGACGTGTACGAATCCACATCATCACCATCACCACGTCCACTCTGACCATTCCCACAAGGATGGGCAGCCTTCTTCCATAGGGCACTTGTTTACCGTTGGATTCTTTACCGGCCTTATTCCATGTCCAAGCGCATTGGCCATTTTGTTATCATCCATTGGCCTTCATCACGCTTCTATTGGAATGACTCTGGTGATGGCATTTTCCATTGGAATGGCCTTAATGATGTGTACCATTGGTCTACTCGTTGTAAAGACGGGTGATACTATTTCACAACTCGACCACTGGCGGGTAACAGATAAATTGACTTCTCTATCTTCTTTGCTTGTGTTTCTGATTGGGTGTTTCGTTTCCTGGGAAGCAGTGAGTCACCTACTGTAA
- a CDS encoding (2Fe-2S) ferredoxin domain-containing protein — MTTRNLSGVEHHILMCNGATCMRNGGEDVTQAIRDEIARQGAADRVHTTRTRCNGRCDDACVTIVYPEGHWFRHTTPESGREMVKAYLEGYIPSHPCLTHHFSGDRFIRVAPPFD; from the coding sequence CTGACTACCAGAAACCTTAGCGGGGTAGAACACCACATTTTGATGTGTAACGGCGCGACATGCATGCGCAATGGAGGAGAAGATGTGACGCAAGCGATCCGTGACGAGATCGCGCGACAGGGTGCTGCTGATCGGGTCCATACCACGCGCACCCGCTGCAACGGGCGGTGCGACGATGCGTGTGTCACGATCGTCTACCCTGAGGGTCATTGGTTCCGCCATACCACGCCAGAATCTGGACGGGAAATGGTGAAGGCGTACTTAGAAGGATATATACCCAGTCACCCCTGTCTCACCCATCATTTTTCTGGCGACCGCTTTATACGCGTTGCCCCACCGTTCGATTGA
- a CDS encoding methyltransferase domain-containing protein produces the protein MIRELRDQHQIDFEALWRQACKTSAEAFPPRMVDDTAEQAFWKDVAKRYDETPKLIDYAPQVAEKILSLLGNAKRVLEIGCGTGKFTVPLARCFEEVIAVDMSQDMLEQLHIKLFNQGIHNVRSMQGKWEDVQPGKADGIFLVNAVYRMLDIRKCLAKMNEIARQRVVLVWTQPWSRFERLFRQLGVSGYGVHRDYINLLLILYEMGIDPTLEFLDVEKRVHYNTIEELHRSIRQSVPADKYTPECVETFLTESTTTTGEGVEFQFGQKIAFIHWEPVEFLLI, from the coding sequence TTGATTCGCGAGTTGCGTGATCAGCATCAGATTGATTTTGAGGCACTATGGAGACAGGCTTGCAAAACGTCGGCAGAGGCGTTTCCACCACGAATGGTGGATGATACGGCAGAACAAGCGTTTTGGAAAGATGTCGCTAAGAGGTATGACGAAACGCCAAAACTCATCGACTATGCGCCGCAGGTGGCAGAGAAGATTCTTTCGTTGCTCGGAAATGCCAAACGGGTGCTGGAAATTGGATGTGGTACAGGTAAGTTTACCGTACCTCTTGCCAGGTGTTTTGAAGAAGTCATTGCGGTGGATATGTCACAAGACATGCTAGAACAATTGCACATCAAGCTGTTTAACCAAGGTATTCACAACGTTCGATCGATGCAGGGCAAATGGGAGGATGTCCAGCCTGGCAAGGCTGATGGAATTTTTCTGGTCAATGCGGTTTATCGCATGTTGGATATTCGAAAATGTCTCGCAAAAATGAACGAAATCGCACGTCAACGTGTTGTCTTGGTGTGGACCCAGCCATGGTCACGATTTGAACGTCTGTTTCGTCAACTTGGCGTTTCGGGGTACGGGGTTCATCGAGACTACATAAACCTGTTGTTGATTCTGTATGAAATGGGCATTGACCCAACGCTTGAGTTCCTCGATGTTGAAAAACGTGTCCACTATAACACTATTGAAGAATTGCATAGATCGATCCGTCAATCTGTTCCGGCAGATAAATATACCCCTGAGTGTGTCGAGACGTTTTTGACGGAAAGCACGACTACCACTGGCGAAGGTGTCGAGTTTCAGTTTGGACAGAAAATCGCCTTCATTCATTGGGAGCCGGTCGAGTTTCTTCTAATTTAA
- a CDS encoding GTP-binding protein, producing the protein MAVENNAVSSERIPVTLLTGFLGAGKTTLLNHILSAHHGHKIAVIVNEFGEVGIDNKLVIGADEEIFEMNNGCICCTVRGDLIRILSDLLDARDGKNGKYAEFDRVLIETTGLADPAPVIQTFFINEDIDSAYYLDSVITMVDARHADQHLDEGHEAQEQVAFADVLLLNKVDLVDTNELQSLEKRLRAMNPHAKIYQTHKSNIELEKILGINAFDIDQKLEIDPGFLQEEDHEHDDSVSSIVLREERPLDMDKIDKWVIGWVVNLGTEVFRYKGILYIKGVKQRVIFQGVHMLFESTSDREWREDERKVSEVVLIGRNLDREWFQKGFEKCVAH; encoded by the coding sequence ATGGCGGTTGAGAACAACGCAGTGTCAAGCGAGCGAATTCCCGTCACCTTATTAACAGGCTTCTTGGGAGCAGGCAAAACCACATTGTTGAACCACATTCTGTCGGCACACCATGGACACAAAATCGCTGTGATTGTCAATGAATTCGGAGAAGTAGGAATTGACAACAAATTAGTCATTGGAGCGGACGAAGAAATTTTCGAAATGAACAACGGATGTATTTGTTGCACAGTTCGTGGGGATTTAATTCGCATCCTGAGCGACCTATTGGATGCGCGCGATGGGAAGAATGGGAAATACGCCGAATTCGACCGCGTCCTCATTGAAACAACAGGATTGGCAGATCCAGCCCCTGTCATTCAAACGTTTTTTATCAACGAAGACATCGATAGTGCTTACTATCTCGACTCTGTCATCACCATGGTGGATGCCAGACATGCGGACCAGCACTTAGATGAAGGCCACGAAGCTCAGGAACAGGTTGCATTCGCCGACGTCTTATTGCTAAACAAAGTGGACCTAGTCGATACGAACGAATTACAGAGTCTTGAAAAACGTTTACGCGCTATGAATCCGCACGCCAAGATTTATCAAACTCATAAGTCCAACATTGAGTTGGAAAAAATACTTGGCATCAATGCCTTTGATATTGATCAAAAGTTAGAGATCGATCCGGGATTCTTACAAGAGGAGGACCACGAGCACGACGATTCTGTATCTTCCATCGTGTTACGGGAGGAACGACCTCTTGATATGGATAAAATTGATAAATGGGTGATTGGATGGGTTGTGAACCTCGGCACAGAGGTATTTCGTTATAAGGGAATTCTCTACATCAAAGGTGTCAAGCAGCGAGTGATTTTTCAGGGTGTTCATATGCTGTTTGAGTCCACTAGTGACCGAGAATGGCGAGAGGATGAAAGAAAGGTCAGTGAAGTCGTACTAATCGGCCGTAATCTGGATCGCGAATGGTTTCAAAAAGGTTTCGAAAAGTGTGTCGCACACTGA
- a CDS encoding transcriptional repressor — MELTTDAILRKLKDEGLKFTGKRQETVDFFVRNKDKYLSAKAVYEHVKQKFPSVSFDTIYRTLATLLEHGVIEHMEFSDDAAKYRLKCQDEHHHHLVCLQCGNTFPIDACPMESLSATISNFNVLDHRFEIYGYCEQCLSAS; from the coding sequence GTGGAACTTACGACAGATGCTATATTACGCAAATTGAAAGACGAAGGTCTTAAGTTTACAGGAAAGCGCCAGGAAACGGTAGATTTCTTTGTGCGTAACAAGGACAAATATTTGTCTGCCAAAGCAGTATACGAACACGTCAAACAGAAGTTTCCGAGCGTTAGCTTTGACACGATTTATAGAACTTTAGCCACGTTACTGGAACACGGAGTCATTGAGCACATGGAATTCAGTGATGACGCAGCAAAGTATCGCCTGAAATGTCAGGACGAACACCATCATCACCTCGTTTGTCTCCAGTGTGGAAACACGTTTCCTATTGATGCGTGTCCAATGGAAAGCCTGAGTGCAACAATCAGTAATTTCAATGTGCTGGACCATCGTTTTGAAATATATGGGTATTGTGAACAATGCCTCTCAGCGTCATAA
- a CDS encoding GTP-binding protein has translation MSGFLGSGKSTLLSHLIEYEKQQGRRIGILMNELGEVSIDSSFVPENTPVQEMLNGCICCSIQGELSSKLYQLLENYELDAIYIEATGAAHPMDVLDGCTHLSIIAGVKVKAIITVVDAKLWHNRSEMKPRLNKLIEEQAKYADVVVLNKIDTVVEDDFEQTSVSIREFNPGGLLLPVTNAAIDPLLVLSTKHNQSIFTEHTESHVDRHLHLRTFTQQLFRPLDRIVFEKWLKTLPGRVFRGKGFVQLNEAPGVFMFQYAYGEPMFTRCSLNKSYQPVIVLIGDELDHERIREQLLELQYIVH, from the coding sequence CTGTCTGGATTTTTGGGGAGTGGCAAAAGCACGTTACTGAGTCATTTAATTGAGTATGAAAAACAACAGGGGCGGCGTATTGGGATCTTAATGAATGAACTTGGGGAAGTCAGTATCGATTCTTCTTTTGTACCTGAAAATACACCTGTTCAAGAAATGTTAAACGGTTGTATATGTTGTTCGATTCAAGGTGAACTCAGTTCTAAGTTATATCAATTGTTAGAAAACTACGAACTGGATGCTATCTATATTGAAGCTACCGGCGCGGCCCACCCGATGGATGTTTTGGATGGCTGTACCCATCTATCCATTATCGCCGGGGTCAAGGTAAAAGCCATCATCACAGTGGTTGATGCTAAACTATGGCATAACCGTAGTGAGATGAAACCTCGTCTAAACAAATTGATTGAAGAGCAGGCCAAATACGCTGATGTAGTTGTACTTAATAAAATTGATACTGTAGTCGAAGATGATTTTGAACAAACTAGTGTAAGTATACGAGAATTCAATCCAGGTGGGTTGCTGCTACCGGTTACTAATGCCGCTATTGACCCGCTGCTCGTATTATCAACTAAACACAACCAGAGCATCTTTACCGAACACACAGAATCACATGTGGATCGCCATTTGCATTTGCGTACCTTTACTCAACAGTTGTTTCGACCGTTGGATCGAATCGTCTTCGAGAAATGGCTGAAAACATTACCGGGACGTGTTTTTCGGGGAAAGGGATTCGTGCAACTGAATGAAGCACCCGGCGTATTCATGTTTCAATATGCCTATGGAGAGCCCATGTTCACACGGTGTAGTTTGAATAAATCGTATCAACCAGTGATCGTATTGATCGGGGATGAGTTGGATCATGAGCGAATCAGGGAGCAGTTACTCGAACTACAGTACATTGTGCACTGA
- a CDS encoding endospore germination permease, whose protein sequence is MKISSVQIFWMMASMEIGMTVLLSMSPSIGDAKQDAWISMLIATSAVLLIVFIATKLSLLYPNQTLIQFSQIILGKWLGKIIVIPFFVMWYTVTGIILRQSSDFLHLALFRRTPLWAIILLALILMVYATYLGGIEGIGRCSEFLGPVIIIALTVVLVLSVKNMHWTRILPVYHDSGGAAILKGAISPFSFLGESVMITMLVGFMSKPQEALSRAMWGVGLACVFLIGTTLGVILTFGSLAAKMWYPFFDMVRYVSVMEFIQNIDAVIVVVWLCSVFIKLSLYTFIASYGTAQWLGVTNWRKLIWFVSLIVFILALVPANADVSSIDYPTKFWVPYVVPINMVGIPLLLLTVGTIRKKWAK, encoded by the coding sequence ATGAAAATCTCAAGTGTTCAAATATTCTGGATGATGGCATCGATGGAAATCGGTATGACAGTTCTTCTGTCAATGTCACCATCCATTGGCGATGCGAAGCAAGATGCGTGGATTTCCATGTTGATTGCTACGAGTGCAGTCTTATTGATCGTGTTTATTGCGACGAAGCTGAGCCTTCTTTATCCTAACCAAACCTTGATTCAGTTCAGCCAGATCATTCTTGGGAAATGGTTGGGGAAGATCATTGTAATTCCTTTTTTTGTCATGTGGTATACGGTGACAGGCATCATCCTGCGCCAGTCCTCCGATTTTTTACATCTAGCGTTATTTCGGAGAACGCCATTATGGGCTATCATTTTACTGGCTTTGATTTTAATGGTTTATGCGACGTATCTAGGAGGAATAGAGGGAATTGGCCGATGCAGTGAGTTTTTGGGACCTGTCATCATTATAGCCCTAACAGTTGTATTGGTATTGAGTGTTAAAAATATGCACTGGACTAGGATACTTCCTGTTTATCACGATTCAGGGGGGGCAGCTATTCTTAAGGGAGCGATATCGCCTTTCTCGTTTTTGGGTGAATCAGTGATGATAACCATGTTGGTGGGGTTTATGTCGAAACCACAGGAAGCACTTTCTCGCGCCATGTGGGGCGTGGGGTTGGCTTGTGTCTTTTTGATAGGCACAACCCTTGGTGTAATTTTAACCTTCGGTAGCTTGGCCGCAAAGATGTGGTATCCATTTTTCGATATGGTCCGATATGTGTCAGTGATGGAGTTTATCCAAAATATTGACGCCGTGATAGTGGTTGTTTGGCTTTGCAGTGTATTTATTAAATTATCTTTGTACACGTTTATCGCCAGCTATGGAACCGCGCAGTGGCTCGGAGTAACGAACTGGCGAAAACTGATTTGGTTTGTTTCATTGATTGTGTTTATTCTAGCACTCGTGCCCGCAAACGCAGATGTGTCGTCCATTGACTATCCGACGAAATTTTGGGTTCCTTACGTAGTACCTATAAACATGGTAGGCATTCCACTTTTATTATTAACCGTTGGCACCATTCGTAAAAAATGGGCGAAATAG
- a CDS encoding Ger(x)C family spore germination protein, whose product MKRSLRLGFILTISLVFATGCWDRTELNDIALLLGWGMDYKDGRYIGTAQIVIPGAAQSGQQGGGGGNNNAYFTETAIGKDITDTTQNLQSKLSRQIFAGHRKDVFIGEELAKHGLSKMLDEYSRNPDVRLRTDIFVVKGGTAEDILKIPNPLEKVPALAALKLHQQIGGLGDVTLANFLIDASTEGSSPSLPVMEIVTSSRQQDQEQGSSTNSTSFAYAGRAVFNMDEKLAGYLDRGEAELAWWVKGLLKFYRVTGVIPQRNGTVSLNLSKLGAHIQPSLQGNKIKFVVTLTGEGTIPENNTSLDLSQTKNLNLIQNAFDKQCQQQVQQVISKVQQEYKADILGFGEAFHRKYPEQWKSLKKNWGEEFPKSDVTVKVNLKIKRVGLTGPSLGLKESQIKE is encoded by the coding sequence ATGAAGAGATCACTCCGCTTAGGTTTCATATTGACGATCTCTTTAGTGTTCGCCACGGGTTGTTGGGATCGCACGGAATTGAACGATATTGCACTGTTGTTAGGTTGGGGAATGGATTATAAGGATGGAAGGTATATAGGGACTGCCCAAATTGTAATTCCAGGGGCGGCACAGAGTGGCCAGCAGGGAGGAGGGGGCGGGAACAACAATGCTTATTTTACAGAAACGGCGATAGGGAAAGATATAACAGATACGACCCAGAATTTGCAGTCCAAGCTTTCAAGGCAGATTTTTGCAGGTCATCGAAAAGACGTATTTATTGGCGAGGAACTAGCGAAACACGGCTTATCGAAAATGCTCGACGAATATAGCCGAAATCCGGACGTAAGACTTCGCACAGATATATTTGTTGTTAAAGGTGGAACTGCAGAAGATATACTTAAAATTCCTAACCCCTTAGAAAAGGTCCCAGCGCTGGCTGCATTAAAATTACATCAACAAATCGGCGGTTTAGGGGATGTTACACTTGCCAATTTCCTGATTGATGCCTCTACAGAGGGCAGTAGTCCTTCCTTACCTGTCATGGAGATAGTAACTAGTTCTCGTCAGCAGGATCAAGAACAAGGATCTTCAACGAATTCAACTAGCTTCGCTTATGCAGGAAGAGCTGTTTTCAATATGGATGAAAAATTGGCTGGATACCTCGATCGGGGTGAGGCAGAACTCGCGTGGTGGGTAAAGGGGTTATTGAAGTTCTATAGGGTTACAGGGGTTATTCCACAACGGAACGGCACTGTCAGTTTAAATTTATCAAAGCTCGGGGCACATATTCAGCCGTCATTACAAGGCAATAAGATAAAATTTGTTGTGACGTTAACGGGGGAAGGAACGATTCCAGAAAACAACACAAGTTTAGACCTTTCTCAAACCAAAAACCTTAACTTGATTCAGAATGCCTTTGATAAGCAATGCCAACAACAGGTTCAGCAGGTCATCTCAAAAGTGCAACAAGAATACAAGGCGGACATCCTCGGATTTGGTGAAGCCTTTCATCGAAAATACCCGGAGCAATGGAAATCTTTGAAGAAGAATTGGGGAGAGGAATTTCCAAAGTCGGATGTGACGGTCAAAGTGAATCTAAAGATAAAACGAGTGGGGCTCACAGGTCCTTCTTTAGGCCTCAAGGAAAGTCAAATCAAAGAATAA